In Nicotiana tabacum cultivar K326 chromosome 17, ASM71507v2, whole genome shotgun sequence, one DNA window encodes the following:
- the LOC142172139 gene encoding uncharacterized protein LOC142172139 — translation MAKYYQRAHPLVKQWYSGQSQSWNAMCKIKRIVDHNILWFIHKGDKAVWFDNWTNLGPLCNFLPEGSKHRNVKISDILVDGNWHWEGWDVYFPDYLRSTINKLQIYLNPNRVDKPVWTSDNKGNFSVASAWNLFKNKKNKNWVDSTTWHKFVPFKMNFIVWRALRDNIPTDTRVSRMGITTTFRCCCCRIPSTEGVEHLFCSVAFAQEV, via the coding sequence ATGGCTAAGTACTATCAAAGGGCACATCCTTTAGTAAAACAGTGGTATTCAGGACAATCCCAATCCTGGAATGCCATGTGTAAAATCAAAAGGATAGTGGATCATAATATTTTATGGTTTATTCATAAGGGTGATAAAGCAGTTTGGTTTGATAACTGGACAAACTTAGGACCATTGTGCAATTTTTTACCTGAAGGGAGTAAACATAGGAATGTCAAGATCTCTGATATTTTGGTTGATGGTAACTGGCACTGGGAAGGATGGGATGTTTATTTTCCTGACTATCTGAGAAGTACCATCAACAAGTTACAGATCTATCTAAATCCTAATAGAGTGGATAAGCCTGTGTGGACAAGTGATAATAAAGGGAATTTCTCGGTGGCTTCTGCCTGGAACCTCTTCAAAAATAAGAAGAATAAGAATTGGGTGGATAGTACGACTTGGCACAAGTTTGTGCCTTTCAAGATGAATTTTATTGTTTGGAGGGCCTTGAGGGATAATATTCCTACTGATACAAGGGTCTCTAGAATGGGAATTACCACCACATTCAGATGTTGTTGTTGCAGGATACCTAGCACTGAAGGTGTTGAACACTTGTTTTGCAGTGTGGCATTTGCTCAAGAAGTGTGA
- the LOC142172140 gene encoding uncharacterized protein LOC142172140, translating to MIKNHKGNWVHGEEKIAKATTRHFNSNFNLPTPTLDLSILNCIYTKITQEDRDNLDKESNVDEIRHVVFSLSATSSGGPDEYNGTFFHTCWDIIKDDINDLEDPLSPTLFILASEILTCPLNDLYIYASFTLFSIPTRDPQIIHLAYADDIVIYTSGNNDSINLIMKIIKDYENSSEEELKKCVFSMDPNSAPCPDGFSAKFFQASWSIVGPDITSVMKAFFCGAKLPKSFTHTCIVMDPKECSWTTLSDYKRVSGQLVNKKKSCVILAPNAQLDSIARVERITGMEHIELLIKYLGCPLYVGRKKNSIFSEMINKVLNEILGWHAKLLATGGRAVLIKHVLLVLSVYLLAVIHPPKGVLNQIEKMMARFSWSATLEKKKCH from the exons ATGATTAAAAATCACAAAGGCAATTGGGTTCATGGTGAAGAGAAAATAGCCAAGGCTACTACTAGGCATTTCAACTCCAACTTCAATCTTCCGACTCCTACTCTTGACCTTTCTATACTGAATTGCATCTACACTAAGATCACTCAAGAAGACAGGGACAACTTGGATAAAGAGTCTAATGTAGATGAAATAAGACATGTAGTCTTTAGTTTGTCTGCCACTAGTTCTGGTGGACCTGACGAATACAATGGCACTTTCTTCCATACCTGTTGGGACATTATCAAAGATGACATCAATGACCTT GAAGATCCCCTATCTCCTACCCTTTTCATCCTAGCTTCTGAGATACTTACTTGCCCTCTCAATGATTTATACATTTATGCCTCTTTTACTCTTTTCTCTATTCCTACTAGAGATCCACAGATCATTCACCTTGCCTATGCTGATGATATTGTTATTTACACTAGTGGCAACAATGATTCTATTAATCTTATCATGAAGATCATTAAAGATTATGAAAATAGCTCTG AGGAAGAATTAAAGAAGTGTGTCTTTTCAATGGATCCAAATAGTGCTCCATGCCCCGATGGCTTCTCAGCAAAATTCTTTCAGGCTAGCTGGTCTATAGTTGGCCCTGATATTACCAGTGTTATGAAAGCGTTCTTTTGTGGAGCTAAGTTACCTAAATCTTTTACTCATACTTGTATTGTTATGGATCCAAAA GAATGCTCATGGACAACCTTGTCTGATTATAAAAGGGTGTCTGGCCAATTAGTCAACAAGAAAAAATCTTGTGTTATTTTAGCTCCAAATGCACAACTTGATTCTATTGCAAGGGTAGAAAGGATTACCGGAATGGAGCACATAGAGCTTCTTATCAAGTACCTGGGATGCCCATTGTATgttggaaggaaaaaaaattctattttctcTGAGATGATCAACAAAGTGCTTAATGAAATCTTGGGGTGGCACGCTAAGCTCTTAGCTACGGGAGGTAGAGCAGTGCTGATTAAGCATGTTCTACTTGTACTTTCAGTATATTTATTAGCAGTTATTCATCCTCCTAAAGGTGTTCTTAATCAAATAGAAAAAATGATGGCTAGATTTTCCTGGAGTGCTACTCTGGAGAAGAAGAAATGTCACTAG